The region ATGCTCCACAGCCTGACGCCCATGACGACAGGCTGCGCACTAGCCACTACTAGTCCCAGGCGAACACTGCAATGCCGACGTCACCTCCATCGCTGCTCGCTTGCACTGAGAGCCATGGGATCGACTCTAATACCACTGTTACAACCTTTgagtagaactcaccctcaaaagttaGCTATTaaggggagggtgcccaagaggtAATAAACCCACACTAGGAGCCTGAACTTCTaatgtgggacaagtctcaTACCCTGTAGTGGACCATAacattccagtttagggaaacATTGGAGTATTTATCgttatctttatttttcatattgtaTATCGAGATCATATTGGTTTGCAATCGAGGTCAACATGCAGGAGCGACAACTCAACATCTACGATAGCTTATTGAGTAGGGTATGTGGTGCCCAGCTTAGCAAGTACATGAAGCCCGTACGGGTGGTCATACCATGGTTTATGAAACTATACGTCAATGAAAACTACAACACATCAATGCTCAAGCATAAAAGGGTTAGACCACTTCCCGAACAAAACAATGGGCAAGTATTTTCAGTGAAACACTGGTTTGTGTGCGTTGATTGTTTGACTAAAACTACCTCTCAATTGCTTTGCAGATCTGATTGTGGGGTTTTTATGGTGAAGTTCATCAAATTTTTGTTAGCAGGATTAGACCCGAGTCTTGTTCAGGCTGAATTTATGATGATGTGGAGGGTAAAAATGGAAGCTGAAATTTTTGCATGATATTTTGACCCTTAGAGTAGATAGtatggttgattttttttttgtaaaattgctACTGTCATTACTAATGTAAATTTTGACACACTGCTAGCTATTTTTATCCCTAACACTTAGCTTTTTTTACGGGCAATTTTGTGGACATATTTTTGGCAATTTGGTGGGCATGTCTTTTGTAAGAATTAGATGTTCATGGGGTAACAAAAGCTAAAAGTAAGCAATATATGACAATAATGCCACATAAGCTGTTATAGTTTTACCCTAACGCCAATTATGTCATTTAAGGGTTGAAACGCTATCGGATGATAAATTTGTCTGATTAATCAGCTTATTCAAgaaatttttatgtttggttcatgaattttcaagaatgttGCCGTCTGCCCATCTTCGGTCGACTTAACATCATCGATCAGTCGACCGAAGTATTACCGGTTCATGGCTGGACATTCTGTCCCACTTCAGTTGACCTAGGTTGTAGGGTCAGTCGACCGAAGTATAGGCGGATTGAGAATGTTGAATTCTATCCCTCTTAGGTTGACCTAAGTTATAGTGTCAGCCGATCAAAGTTATGGTGGGTCGAGGATATTCAATTCTATCCCTCTTCGGTCGACCTAAGTTGTAGTATTGGTCAACTAAAGTTATGGTGGGTTGAGGATATTGAATTCTGTCCCTCTTCGGTCGACCTAAGTTGTAGTGTCGGTCGACCGAAGTTATGGCAGTTATAGGATGATGCATTCTGCCCATCTTTGGTCAACCGAAATTACCACGAATGCGACAACCCTAAGTCGACCAAACGTTATTTAAAGGCCTTTTGGGCCATTTCTCTTAACTCTCATCTCGCCTCTCAAGTTACTCTCAACTCGACCCGCTTTTGTCTCTCATGAAATGGCCCCAAGAAGAGCGTCTAGCAAGAGAGCACAATGGTCGTCATCCGAATGAGCAACAAAATGCGTCATGACTTTGATGCATCTTCTTTCATTTCTGAAGAGGCGGCGTCTCGTTTCACTCAAGTGTCAAAACATGTGGTTCTTAATGGTCGGAAAGTTGAGTTTGAAGAGCTTCGCAAAGAAGACTTCGACCTGACCGTCTATCTTAGTAAGTGGGTTCCTTTTCTCTTATTAAACGAACTAGTCTATCCTAATCTTGTCTGTCTTTTCTACGCGAACCTTGTCACTCTTGATCATCCGTTTCGCATTTTATCTAGAGTTAAGGACATTGACATTGAATTTAATGAGggcatttttcaagaaatttatgGTATTCGTTATAACAATTTCAATATCCAAATCCCTGAAACTCAACAATGGTATTTCAAAATTCCCAACTTTAATCCTATCACAACTGTTCATGCCCTTACTCATCCTGATTTTCAGTTCTATATGCTTATGGGCAAAGACTTTGATATTATTCTTCGTCTCCTACATTTAATTATCTACCACTACTTTGTTCCCAAAAGTGGTTCTTTTGATCATGtttcatttttgaatttgaaattttgtggTGTTTGGTTAACAAACTACCGATTGATTTGGCTCACATAATTGTTCATCACATGGACGTTTACGACCCTAAGAGATCTACTCATCTTCCATAAGGCATGTTTCTCACTTGTATTTTCAAACACTTTCATATTTCTCTTGAAAATGAGTATTCTATTCCCATCAAACCCACTGACCGGTTTTACGCCGGCACCCTTCGTCGTATGCATTGCATCAAGATCCAAGGCATATGGCAGAAGAATCCCATTTTTTATGGTGTCGCTCCTAATATCAACACTGATGAAGATGCAGAATATGACAAGGCAACTGAGATGCCACCTACTCCCATTCATGatcctgctgctgctgctggtgcttcatcttcttctcgcCCTAGCCCTTCTCTACAAGAAGTTCTTGACGCCATCCTCGACATGGACACTCAGGTTACCCGAGTTGAGGAGCGTCTCGCTAGACTCGAGAGTCATTTCCAAACTCTTCCACCATCTCATGAGTAGGTCTTAGTTTGTTAATGACAAATAGGGGAGAAATGAGACATCATGTTTTGTCTTATAGTCTATTTTGTAACTATGATGTTTATGTATGGTTAAATGAATGCAATGTCGTTTATGTATGGTTAAATGAATGCAATATCATTTATGTGGCAGTTCTATCAATTTGATCTACTGGAACtattttgagaaaatgcatttatctcatgatCGATTGAAGAAAGTGTCCTTGCCCCTGTATAGCTTCACCGGGGTAGCGATCCCAGTTGCAGGATCTATTCAACTACCCATTACGCTTGGGGAAGACCCTCAACTCGTAACTCGGCAAGCGAATTTTATAGTGGTTAAAACCTCCTCGGCGGCATATAACATGATTTTAGGCCGCCCCTTACTCAATGATCTGATAGCAGTAGTGTCCTCATGTTacttattgatgaaattccccacccCACCCCCGTCAGAGTGGGGCAAGTTCGAGGAGATCAAAAGAAGGCACGAACCTGTTATGTGTCAtccacaaaaggaaaaagagctaAAGAAACCTTATCTATAGCAGAAAAGGCCATACATAAATCATTGGAAGAAGGAGCCGCACGTAAACCCCAACCTGTTGAAGAATTGGAAGTAGTACATCTGAGTGAATTAGATTCTAAGTAGCATATGTGGGGTCCCAGCTTCCGaaacatataaaagaagagattacaagatgcctgcgagaaaattcaaatgtattttcttggaaaccaaaagatatgTCAGGAATCAGTCCAGAAGTAATATGCCACCACTTGAATGTGGATCCCCAGTTCCAGCCAGTCCGacaaaagaagcgaaacattgcccCTAATAGGCTACATGCtttagaagaggaagttgacaAATTGCTAAGGGTGGGCTTCATTCGAGAAGTATTATATCCAGAGTGGTTGGTCAATGTTGTTATAGTCACGaaacctaatggaaaatggTGTGTttgtgtggatttcaccaatctcaacaaggcatgccccaaagactcatacccgcTACCTCGGATCGACCGTCTTGTGGACGAAACGTCTGGATACCAGTTTCTGAGCTTCTTGGATGCTTTCTCggggtaccaccaaataatgatgtaccctcCAGACCAGGAGAAGACGTCATTTATCACTGAAAATGAGACATACTGCTACCatgtcatgccttttggactcaagaacGCTAAATCCACTTATCAatgcatggtgaataaagtcttcaAAAAATTGCTGGGcgacacaatggaagcatatgttgacgacatgatcGTGAAAAGTCGAAAGGGTGAATCCCATGTAGAAAAGCTAGCGCAGGTGCTTGGAGTCTTTAGACAGTATAAGATGCGGTTAAATCCAAGAAGTGTGCCTTTGGAGTgcagtctggaaaattcttgggatacatgatcacacaaagaggAATCGAAAAAAACCCTGAGAAAATTAAAGTAATACTAGATATGGAACCATCAGCATCAACTAAGCAAGTTCAGCGATTGACAGGATGAATGGCAGCTCTCGGGCGTTTTCTCTTCAAGTCAGCTGAAAGAGAGCTCCCTTTCTTGCGGACATTAAGAGCtggaaaaaagtttgagtaGACAGAACAATACCAAAAGTCATTTGAAGTattaaaggagtatttgaaagaagttcccctattaacacgaCTAGAAATTGGAGAGACGTTATACTTATACTTGgggataagtgatgaagccataagtgcaGTATTAATCAAGAAAGAGGGACAGGTGGATCCgccaatatattatgtcagcAAGGTATTACAGGGCCCCGAGACACGTTATCCCATGGCATAAAAAATGGCGTTAGCACTGTTAAACgcatccagaaagttgaggccatacttccaGGCTCATTCGATCATCGTACTTACAAATCAGCTCTTACGAAGTATTTTGCAAAAGCCTCAATGTTCCggtcgccttaccaaatggtccattgagttaagtgaatatgatatccagtatcaacctCGACAAGCTATAAAAGGACAGGCGTTGGCTGAttttattgtggaatgtacaCACTCTAGTAAGGTAGGAGAAAATAAGCAGgcagaatggttgttgtttgtcGATGGAGCATCTGGTTTACAGGGAAGTGGCACTGGGATAGTACTTGTATCCCCTGAGGGAGAAACGTTAGAGTATTCTCTGCGATTTGCTTTTTCAAGTACAAACAACGTAGCTGAATATGAGGCATTAATTGCTGAAATGAGGATAGCAAGGAAATTGGAAGTAACACGATTGGTTGTtcatagtgattctcagttgattgtgcaGCAGTTTCAGGGACAATATGAAACCAGAGAACAGATAATGGCTCAATACTTGCATAAAGTAAAAGACTTGGCCCAGACATTTCAGAGTTTccaattaacacaaataaacataTCGCTCAATGGACATGCTGATGCCTTGTCTAAACTAGCATCCACTAGAGAGATAACAGGAGGAGCAGTATTTGTGGAGATGCTACATCAACCAAGCatcgaagaaaaagaggtatcaTGCGTTGAGGCAATAGTGGACTGGAGATCGCCTTTTTATCGTTATGTCACTAGcaatgaattaccagatgatACACAAGAAGCAAAAAGACTTAAGATGCGGGCTTCAAGGTTTACCATCATAGACgggatattatataagcgagcttacactacacctcttctcaaatgtttaggccctcaaGAGGCCGAATATACCCTGGCAGAAACTCACAGCGGAATGTGTGGAGAACACTTGAgagcaagagccctagcaaacaaaattttgagagctggtttcttttggcccacactAAGGTGAGACGCGTTAAAGAAAGTTAAATCATGTAACAAATGCTAACGACATGCTCCGTCCAATCAGCCCCAATATCTCAGCTGCAACCTGCGTTCTAGCCTATACCATTCGCTTagtggggtttggatattctggGACCTTTCCCTCGAGCACTCgaacaaagaaaatttttaatagtggctacagactatttcaccaaatggattgaagttGAGGCATTGGCCACCATTACAACACGAAAAGTAGAGgtaatggtatggaaagacattgtgtgcTGGTTTGGAATACCAAGAATTATTGTTACGGATCATGGGAAGCAATTTGATTGTgactcctttagaaaattttgtgACAACCTAGGGATTCAACTAAGATTCGCTTCAGTGGCAtacccccaagctaatggacaaGCTGATGTCAGTAATCGAACCATATTGCATGGCCTAAAAACTCGACTTGAAGGAGCCAGGGGCACATGGGCCGACGAGCTACCCACCATTTTATGGGCTTACCGAACGACTAGTCGAGTCGCTACTGGAGAAACTCCGTTCAATCTTGTATATGGGACAAAGGTcttaattcccattgaaatttcagctaagtccccaagactgatggcatatgaggaagaggatGGTGCGAGGAATTTTGAAGCATTGcaagaaaatttggatctgattgaagagcagagggataacactgccatgaagatagctgCATATCAGAGAAGAGTcgccagttatttcaattctcgggtTAAAAACagacccatgaaagaaggagatttAGTACTTCGAAGATCTATTGTAACTAACGCgctaagggatgatggaaagttacgagcaaattgggaagggccatACCTCATTCTAAAGCTGATTGgtcccaacacttgcattttacaaACTCTTTCGGGAGACACCatggggaaaacatggaatttgaactatctGAAATTATATACGAACGATGTATCTGAGAAAATATCTACAGTAATATAAGTCCTAAatgggaccgtggacgtaggcacatttagccgaaccacataaaaatgcttgtgtgcacatggttgtcattttatttacatCTATGGAAAGGGAACTCACACACaatcaagcccgttgccccgcctatggcccggcaatgaggaaAAATACGATccagcccgttgccccgcctatggccctaCAACGAGATAaaatacgatcgagcccgttgttcTGCCTGtggctcggcaacgaggtaaaatacgatctaccccgttgccccgcctatggcccggcaacgaggtaaaatacgatcgaACCTGTTGcaccgcctatggcccggcaacgaggtaaaatacgatcgaATCCGTTGcaccgcctatggcccgacaatgaggtaaaatatgatccagcccgttgccccgcttatgacccgacaatgaggtaaaatacgatcgagcttgttgccccgctcatggcccggcaacgaggtaaaatacgctcAAGCTCACCACTCTACGCGTGGTCCAACGACAAAAGAAAAGCCTTAACCTCATATCAATCAACAATAAGGGATTAAATCAAGCAACAAGGAACCAAGCATGTTGGGTAAAACAATGAAGAAAGTACTCATTGATAAAGCAATAACTCTCGTtgcgataaaaaaaaaagaaagaaaaataacagcAAAAAGCAAGCAATAATGAGGGTCTACTCGCGAGAGCGAGACCTGCGAGATGAACGCTTAGTAGACCCGAATGACACAACAAGAATCTCAGGAGGCACTATGGGAAGTTTCCCTTCCTCGGCCTCGACCATATGAGAGACATGTTCAACAGCTGCGCCAGGATCCTCTTCAATGGCTTCGGGGTCGACCGCCATGCCTTCTTCCCCACGATTGAAAGGAAACGGATTCCATAGACCCGTCAGATTTTTCAAGTCATCCACCAAATGAGAATCCAAATAAGAAGAAGGACTCGTAGGGTCATTCGGCTCATACTGACGCCAATCCACTTGATGAGATTCCTCAATCTCGGGGGTAAGCAgaagttcaggaaaagtctctcccGGACGCTGAGATTTTAGATGAGCATGTGCCAGATAAAATCTATATTTTAGAAAGCCTGAAACATATTTCCCCTTTCTATCTTGGCA is a window of Diospyros lotus cultivar Yz01 chromosome 10, ASM1463336v1, whole genome shotgun sequence DNA encoding:
- the LOC127811074 gene encoding uncharacterized protein LOC127811074, coding for MVVIRMSNKMRHDFDASSFISEEAASRFTQVSKHVVLNGRKVEFEELRKEDFDLTVYLNAEYDKATEMPPTPIHDPAAAAGASSSSRPSPSLQEVLDAILDMDTQYQPRQAIKGQALADFIVECTHSSKVGENKQAEWLLFVDGASGLQGSGTGIVLVSPEGETLEYSLRFAFSSTNNVAEYEALIAEMRIARKLEVTRLVVHSDSQLIVQQFQGQYETREQIMAQYLHKVKDLAQTFQSFQLTQINISLNGHADALSKLASTREITGGAVFVEMLHQPSIEEKEMIHKKQKDLRCGLQGLPS